A portion of the Microlunatus phosphovorus NM-1 genome contains these proteins:
- the ruvA gene encoding Holliday junction branch migration protein RuvA, with the protein MIAQLRGTVIQLGPTAVVIEVGGLGVLTLCSPNTTAGLRLGETATIATSLVVREDSLTLYGFATVDERELFELLQTATGVGPKLAQAALAVLSPDELRSAIATENLVQLCKVPGIGRKGAQRLVIELKDKINALGLVSEPTVPTADGPAPAAAGWRDQVSQGLQGLGWSTRDAEAACDEVEPLAGESGVGVPQLMRAALQALARR; encoded by the coding sequence ATGATCGCCCAGTTGAGAGGCACCGTGATCCAGCTCGGTCCCACGGCAGTGGTGATCGAGGTGGGCGGTCTCGGCGTGCTGACGCTGTGCAGCCCGAACACGACCGCCGGACTGCGGTTAGGGGAGACGGCCACGATCGCCACGTCGCTGGTGGTCCGCGAAGACTCCCTGACCCTGTACGGGTTCGCCACGGTCGACGAGCGGGAGCTGTTCGAGCTCTTGCAGACCGCCACCGGGGTCGGACCGAAACTGGCCCAGGCGGCACTGGCCGTGCTCAGCCCCGATGAGCTGCGCTCGGCGATCGCGACCGAGAACCTGGTGCAACTGTGCAAGGTGCCAGGCATCGGGCGCAAGGGTGCGCAGCGGCTGGTGATCGAGCTGAAGGACAAGATCAACGCTTTGGGGCTGGTCAGTGAGCCGACCGTGCCGACGGCCGATGGTCCTGCACCGGCCGCGGCTGGTTGGCGTGATCAGGTCAGCCAGGGTCTGCAGGGACTCGGCTGGTCGACCCGGGACGCGGAGGCCGCCTGCGACGAGGTGGAGCCGCTGGCCGGTGAGTCCGGGGTCGGCGTGCCGCAGCTGATGCGCGCGGCCCTGCAGGCATTGGCGCGCCGGTGA
- the ruvC gene encoding crossover junction endodeoxyribonuclease RuvC: protein MRVLGIDPGLTRCGLGVVDGQPGRPPSLVAVGVIRTPADLDLSRRLLRIETEIDAWIAEHRPDAVAVERVFAQHNVQTVMGTAQAAGVAMLAAARRGCPVALHTPSEVKAAITGSGRADKDQVGGMVTRILRLESTPKPADAADALALAICHVWRGGAQNRLQEAVDRARRNQRPSLPASPPRPEVRSR, encoded by the coding sequence ATGCGGGTGCTCGGCATCGATCCCGGTCTGACCCGGTGCGGTCTCGGGGTGGTCGACGGGCAGCCCGGCCGGCCGCCCAGCCTTGTCGCCGTCGGTGTGATCCGGACGCCGGCCGATCTGGACCTGTCACGTCGACTGCTGCGGATCGAGACGGAGATCGATGCCTGGATCGCCGAGCACCGGCCCGATGCGGTCGCGGTCGAGCGGGTCTTCGCCCAGCACAATGTGCAGACGGTGATGGGCACCGCCCAGGCTGCCGGGGTGGCGATGCTGGCAGCCGCCCGCCGGGGCTGTCCGGTGGCGTTGCACACCCCGAGCGAGGTGAAGGCCGCGATCACCGGCTCCGGTCGAGCCGACAAAGACCAGGTGGGCGGCATGGTGACCCGGATCCTGCGGCTGGAGAGCACCCCCAAGCCTGCCGACGCTGCCGACGCGCTGGCGCTGGCGATCTGTCATGTCTGGCGGGGCGGCGCGCAGAATCGGCTGCAGGAGGCCGTCGATCGGGCGCGTCGCAATCAACGTCCTAGTCTTCCCGCCAGCCCGCCCCGACCTGAGGTACGCAGCCGATGA
- a CDS encoding YebC/PmpR family DNA-binding transcriptional regulator, whose product MSGHSKWATTKHKKAVIDARRGKLFAKLIKNVEVAARLGGGDPAGNPTLYDAIQKAKKSSVPNDNIDRAVKRGSGAEGGGADYQTLFYEAYGPAGIALLIECLTDNRNRSASDVRVAVTRNGGTMADVGSTQRMFSRKGVVVVPKVQEGGKTISEDDLLEATLDADPEEVNDLGDNFEVISDPADTVRVREAVQAAGLDYESAEVSFVPDFTQEVDAPTVEKLFKIIDALEDSDDVQNVYSNFDASDEVMASLG is encoded by the coding sequence ATGTCGGGACATTCCAAGTGGGCGACCACCAAGCACAAGAAGGCGGTGATCGACGCTCGCCGCGGCAAGCTCTTCGCCAAGCTGATCAAGAACGTAGAGGTGGCGGCGCGGCTCGGCGGGGGAGACCCGGCCGGCAACCCCACCCTCTATGACGCCATCCAGAAGGCGAAGAAGAGCTCTGTCCCCAACGACAACATCGACCGGGCGGTCAAGCGCGGCTCGGGTGCCGAGGGCGGCGGTGCGGACTATCAGACGCTGTTCTACGAGGCGTACGGCCCGGCGGGCATCGCGCTGCTGATCGAGTGCCTGACCGACAACCGCAACCGGTCTGCCTCCGATGTCCGGGTCGCGGTGACGCGCAACGGCGGCACCATGGCCGATGTGGGCTCCACCCAGCGGATGTTCAGCCGCAAGGGCGTGGTCGTGGTGCCGAAGGTCCAAGAAGGTGGCAAGACGATCAGCGAGGACGACCTCCTGGAGGCGACCCTGGACGCCGACCCGGAAGAGGTCAACGATCTCGGGGACAACTTCGAGGTCATCTCCGATCCGGCCGACACGGTCCGTGTCAGAGAAGCGGTGCAGGCCGCTGGTCTGGACTACGAGTCCGCCGAGGTGTCGTTCGTGCCGGACTTCACCCAGGAGGTCGACGCCCCGACCGTCGAGAAGTTGTTCAAGATCATCGATGCGCTCGAGGACTCCGACGACGTGCAGAACGTCTACAGCAACTTCGACGCCTCCGACGAGGTCATGGCCTCTCTCGGCTGA
- a CDS encoding lysophospholipid acyltransferase family protein — translation MSRELAPWAGAGPRRRPAGRLAEAASDLQILARGWQWHLTVDVAKSALDTAIGTVKGAEDAPPLPTGWARTPLVVAVRDTAQAGVLRPLIKAEVGLESYGTENLTGLGGPTLLVANHSSHLDVGSVLATLPAAWRARTAVALTSDAFFHTWWKAGAAALGFNTFQLPEAEPSRDGQTRFDVSPLASVLASGWNVLVFPEGGRTRDGVLQPFSPEVASVAAQLSVPVVPIGIRGAFTAMPQGTTWPRKGRPRVAVRYGAPITAQPAESGEVYTARIHRAVADLIDEDATTWWQVSRGAGGSGAELPDARWRRIWQQSEEPTAGGRPRRRRIWRS, via the coding sequence GTGAGTCGGGAGCTGGCCCCCTGGGCCGGCGCCGGCCCGCGGCGTCGGCCGGCGGGACGACTGGCCGAGGCCGCCAGCGACCTCCAGATCCTGGCCCGCGGCTGGCAATGGCACCTCACCGTCGACGTGGCCAAGTCCGCGCTGGACACCGCCATCGGCACGGTCAAGGGCGCCGAGGATGCGCCGCCGCTGCCGACCGGCTGGGCTCGTACCCCGCTCGTGGTGGCGGTCCGCGACACCGCACAGGCGGGCGTGTTGCGGCCCCTGATCAAGGCCGAGGTCGGTCTGGAGAGCTATGGCACCGAGAACCTGACGGGACTCGGCGGCCCGACGCTGCTGGTGGCCAACCATTCCTCGCATCTCGACGTGGGTTCGGTGCTCGCGACCTTGCCGGCCGCCTGGCGCGCGCGTACCGCGGTGGCGCTGACCTCCGACGCCTTCTTCCACACCTGGTGGAAGGCCGGGGCGGCAGCGCTGGGGTTCAACACGTTCCAACTGCCGGAGGCCGAGCCCAGCCGCGACGGTCAGACCCGCTTCGACGTGAGTCCGCTGGCGTCCGTGCTGGCATCGGGTTGGAACGTGCTGGTCTTCCCCGAAGGCGGCCGCACCCGCGACGGCGTGCTGCAGCCATTCAGCCCCGAAGTCGCGAGCGTTGCCGCCCAGCTTTCGGTGCCGGTGGTGCCGATCGGCATCCGGGGCGCCTTCACCGCGATGCCGCAGGGCACGACCTGGCCGCGCAAGGGACGACCGCGGGTCGCCGTCAGGTACGGTGCGCCGATCACGGCCCAGCCGGCGGAGTCCGGTGAGGTCTACACCGCGCGGATCCATCGGGCGGTCGCGGACCTGATCGACGAGGATGCCACCACCTGGTGGCAGGTCAGCCGCGGTGCCGGCGGATCGGGCGCGGAGCTGCCGGATGCTCGGTGGCGGCGCATCTGGCAGCAGAGCGAAGAGCCGACGGCGGGTGGTCGCCCCCGGCGGCGCAGGATCTGGCGTAGCTGA
- a CDS encoding lactate racemase domain-containing protein: MARPGFVLDVDERTPPVLVASGDTFRLERLPLGARVIYPADSLPAVPVAEAIAAALDNPVGSEPLSARLRPGMRLTITFGDNTTPVPAMTAPDLRAKIIEAVLSRAAAAGVDDVALIAAIGLNRRQSVAELRQLVGERVLRSFLADGLLTNHDAEDTEALAEIGTVGELSVALNQRVVDSDLVVHVRLVNSRGGNGAAGVLTGLGAASTLAGLGAADAAPGLTAQAAELVAAKIPVFSVEAVLDADVFPEPLSFLAKREWEWSVKDQARWFALRRGTAAVTSAKLRRRILGRLAAPWHPIGIQGGDPAAVGAASSAAALAQQQVSVPGQADVAIIGVPSLSPYSVDSPINPVVAAWSGLAATLGSHTGTPVVRDGGAVILFHPLGSDFSPLYHPSYVDFFAEVLSVTTDPAQISADFEKKFATDPWYIHLYRTSHAFHGLHPVHRWYEIARATQGLSDVVWVGADRANAERLGFRAASTLADALEIVSSTVGRTPQISYLHTPPRLAVDVQ; encoded by the coding sequence ATGGCCCGCCCCGGATTCGTCCTCGACGTCGATGAACGGACCCCACCGGTCCTGGTCGCTTCCGGCGACACCTTCCGGCTGGAGCGGCTGCCGCTCGGTGCCCGGGTGATCTACCCGGCCGACTCGCTGCCTGCCGTCCCGGTCGCCGAGGCGATCGCCGCCGCACTCGACAACCCGGTTGGCTCCGAACCGCTGAGCGCTCGGCTGCGTCCCGGTATGCGGCTGACCATCACCTTCGGTGACAACACCACCCCGGTGCCGGCCATGACGGCGCCCGACCTCCGGGCCAAGATCATCGAAGCCGTGCTCAGCCGGGCAGCCGCTGCCGGTGTGGACGATGTCGCGCTGATCGCCGCCATCGGTCTGAACCGCCGGCAGAGTGTCGCCGAGCTGCGCCAGCTGGTCGGCGAACGGGTGCTGCGCTCCTTCCTCGCCGATGGGCTGCTGACCAACCATGACGCCGAGGACACCGAGGCGCTGGCCGAGATCGGCACCGTCGGAGAGCTCAGCGTCGCGCTGAACCAACGGGTCGTCGACTCCGATCTCGTTGTGCATGTCCGGCTGGTCAACTCGCGCGGCGGCAACGGCGCGGCCGGGGTGCTCACCGGTCTCGGCGCGGCGAGCACGCTGGCCGGACTCGGGGCAGCCGACGCTGCTCCCGGACTGACCGCCCAGGCGGCTGAACTGGTGGCGGCCAAGATTCCGGTGTTCAGTGTCGAGGCGGTGCTGGACGCCGACGTGTTTCCCGAGCCGCTCAGCTTCCTCGCCAAGCGGGAGTGGGAGTGGAGCGTGAAGGACCAGGCCCGCTGGTTCGCCCTCCGCCGTGGCACGGCAGCGGTCACCTCGGCCAAGCTGCGTCGCCGGATCCTCGGTCGGCTGGCCGCCCCCTGGCACCCGATCGGTATCCAGGGCGGCGACCCGGCGGCTGTTGGAGCTGCCAGCAGTGCCGCTGCGCTGGCCCAACAGCAGGTCAGCGTCCCGGGTCAGGCCGACGTCGCCATCATCGGGGTGCCCAGCCTGAGCCCGTACAGCGTGGATTCGCCGATCAACCCGGTGGTCGCGGCGTGGTCCGGTCTGGCTGCCACCCTGGGTTCCCACACCGGTACACCGGTGGTTCGGGACGGGGGAGCGGTGATCTTGTTCCATCCGCTGGGCAGTGACTTCTCCCCGCTCTATCACCCTTCGTACGTGGACTTCTTCGCCGAGGTGCTGAGCGTCACCACCGACCCGGCGCAGATCAGTGCGGACTTCGAGAAGAAGTTCGCGACCGATCCTTGGTACATCCATCTCTATCGGACCAGTCATGCCTTCCATGGTCTGCACCCGGTGCATCGCTGGTACGAGATCGCCCGGGCGACGCAGGGGCTCTCAGATGTCGTGTGGGTCGGCGCCGATCGGGCCAACGCCGAACGGCTCGGTTTCCGGGCGGCCTCGACGCTCGCCGATGCGCTGGAGATCGTCTCCTCGACGGTCGGACGGACGCCGCAGATCAGCTATCTGCACACCCCGCCTCGGCTGGCGGTGGACGTCCAGTGA
- a CDS encoding HAD-IB family hydrolase, with translation MSVVSPADTFRRSVAAQQRSDRPLLDGRLRDLLAGKKILMTGVTGFIGEQLLWKILTDLPDTTPAVLVRRKRSAGARDRMITVVKKEIFRSAREAAGGPEALLDSRIDVIEGDLPNVPPLPNDIDVVVHCAGDVSFDPPIDQAFTTNVVGTQALMDRMIEACSDDSGNLVKVPHYVHISTAYTAGRRRGAIPEAPHVHSIDYEAETKAGLAMRDLIEAESRTSEQLTKLRKQAEREHRQAGYLTTAADTERRRQEWVQAELVKAGTERARSLGWTDVYTFTKALGERVVAEVGANIEVSVVRPAIVESSWLHPYPGWIEGFKMAEPLILAYGRGELPEFPASPDAVVDIVPCDHVVNAILAVCATHPRIGEPEFYHVNSGARNPLTFQGLYERIREYFLEHPLEGGPRGAAKLPQWHFPGAASVERLLSTSERAHKLADRLLDKAPRSARTRKLALDLDRTRGRLDFLRRYLSLYNEYAQSELHFVDDNTLALTESLHPDDQPIFAFDTAVYDWDTYIKDVHCPSITTTVRRMDALRRRRGNRPTTMKDLSKNKAGASALAVFDLDGTIMSTNVIEQYLWARLPEMSTPRQVAELGQVLQRLPAYLRAERRDRGTFLRAVYRRYAGADLEALEEFVDTQLAPTILSRLSPDAGRRIREHRAAGHTTVLITGVVRPLTRPLHPLFDVVVAADLATDDQGRCTGFLTGPPLVGESRAAWLTHYAALHDIDLSRSFAYADSHSDLPMLSAVGNAVAVSPDIALMRAAAANQWTTVEWKIAPTTPRWALPR, from the coding sequence ATGAGTGTTGTGTCCCCGGCTGACACGTTCCGGCGCAGTGTGGCCGCACAGCAGCGCTCCGACCGACCGCTGCTCGACGGGCGGCTGCGCGATCTGCTGGCCGGCAAGAAGATCCTGATGACCGGTGTCACCGGCTTCATCGGGGAGCAGTTGCTGTGGAAGATCCTCACCGACCTGCCCGACACCACGCCGGCCGTCCTGGTGCGTCGCAAGCGATCTGCCGGTGCCCGGGACCGGATGATCACCGTGGTCAAGAAGGAGATCTTCCGTTCTGCGCGGGAGGCGGCCGGCGGTCCCGAGGCGCTGCTGGACAGCCGGATCGACGTGATCGAGGGCGATCTGCCGAACGTGCCGCCACTGCCGAACGACATCGACGTCGTGGTGCACTGCGCCGGCGACGTCTCCTTCGACCCACCCATCGACCAGGCCTTCACCACCAACGTGGTCGGCACCCAGGCGCTGATGGATCGGATGATCGAAGCCTGCTCCGACGACTCGGGCAATCTGGTCAAGGTCCCGCACTACGTGCACATCTCGACCGCGTACACCGCCGGTCGTCGGCGCGGGGCGATTCCCGAGGCGCCGCACGTTCACTCGATCGACTACGAGGCCGAGACCAAGGCCGGGCTGGCGATGCGGGATCTGATCGAGGCCGAGTCGCGAACCTCCGAGCAGCTCACGAAGCTGCGCAAGCAGGCCGAGCGCGAGCATCGGCAGGCCGGCTATCTGACCACGGCCGCCGACACCGAGCGGCGGCGCCAGGAATGGGTGCAGGCCGAGCTGGTCAAGGCCGGCACCGAGCGTGCCCGGTCGTTGGGTTGGACCGACGTCTACACCTTCACCAAGGCGCTGGGCGAGCGGGTGGTCGCCGAGGTCGGCGCCAACATCGAGGTGTCGGTGGTCCGGCCGGCCATCGTCGAGTCCTCCTGGCTGCACCCGTACCCGGGGTGGATCGAGGGCTTCAAGATGGCCGAGCCACTGATCCTGGCGTACGGGCGGGGCGAGCTGCCCGAGTTCCCGGCTTCGCCGGACGCAGTGGTGGACATCGTGCCCTGTGATCACGTGGTCAACGCGATCCTGGCCGTCTGTGCCACTCATCCCAGGATCGGCGAGCCGGAGTTCTATCACGTCAACTCCGGTGCCCGGAACCCGCTGACCTTCCAAGGCCTGTACGAGCGGATCCGGGAGTATTTCCTGGAGCACCCGCTGGAGGGTGGCCCGCGAGGGGCCGCCAAGCTGCCGCAGTGGCACTTTCCGGGGGCGGCGTCGGTGGAGCGACTGCTGTCCACCTCCGAGCGTGCCCACAAGCTGGCCGATCGGCTGCTGGACAAGGCTCCGCGCTCGGCACGGACCCGCAAGCTCGCGCTGGACCTGGACCGGACCCGCGGGCGACTCGACTTCCTGCGTCGGTATCTGTCGCTCTACAACGAGTACGCCCAGTCCGAGCTGCACTTCGTCGACGACAACACCTTGGCACTGACCGAGTCGCTGCATCCCGACGACCAGCCGATCTTCGCTTTCGACACCGCGGTCTACGACTGGGACACCTACATCAAGGACGTGCACTGCCCGTCCATCACCACCACGGTCCGCCGGATGGATGCGCTGCGCCGGCGGCGTGGTAACCGGCCGACCACGATGAAGGATCTGAGCAAGAACAAGGCCGGCGCCAGTGCCCTCGCGGTCTTCGACCTGGACGGCACCATCATGTCCACCAACGTGATCGAGCAGTACCTGTGGGCTCGGCTGCCGGAGATGTCGACGCCACGCCAGGTCGCTGAGCTCGGCCAGGTGCTGCAGCGGCTGCCCGCCTACCTGCGCGCCGAGCGGCGCGACCGGGGCACCTTCCTGCGCGCGGTCTACCGCCGGTACGCCGGTGCCGACCTGGAGGCGCTCGAGGAGTTCGTCGATACCCAGCTTGCACCGACCATCCTCAGCCGGCTGTCGCCGGATGCCGGCCGCCGGATCCGGGAGCACCGGGCCGCCGGCCACACCACGGTGTTGATCACCGGCGTGGTCCGGCCGCTGACCAGGCCGCTCCATCCGCTCTTCGACGTGGTGGTGGCCGCCGACCTGGCGACCGACGATCAGGGCCGCTGCACCGGTTTCCTGACCGGTCCGCCGCTGGTCGGGGAGTCCCGGGCCGCCTGGCTCACCCACTACGCCGCGCTGCACGACATCGACCTGAGTCGCAGCTTCGCCTACGCGGATTCCCACTCCGACCTGCCGATGCTGTCCGCGGTCGGGAACGCAGTTGCGGTCAGCCCGGACATCGCGTTGATGCGGGCCGCGGCGGCCAACCAATGGACAACGGTGGAGTGGAAGATCGCTCCTACGACACCACGCTGGGCCCTACCTCGATGA
- the priA gene encoding bifunctional 1-(5-phosphoribosyl)-5-((5-phosphoribosylamino)methylideneamino)imidazole-4-carboxamide isomerase/phosphoribosylanthranilate isomerase PriA — protein MNARGGDRLQLLPAVDVAGGQAVQLVQGVAGSERVFGDPRAAARRWQDAGAEWIHLVDLDAAFGRGSNAEVIAEVTAAMDLQVELSGGIRDDASLERALATGCTRVNIGTAALERPEWCAEVIAAYGERVAIGLDVRGSRLAARGWTREGGDLWETLDRLDAAGCARYVVTDVASDGMLSGPNTTLLRQVCARTNAPVVASGGISSLSDIAALAALVDEGVEGAIIGTALYVGNFTLTDALELAASSAREASSR, from the coding sequence GTGAACGCACGTGGTGGAGACCGGTTGCAGTTGCTCCCGGCGGTGGATGTGGCCGGCGGACAGGCCGTCCAACTGGTGCAGGGGGTGGCCGGTTCGGAGCGGGTGTTCGGCGACCCGCGGGCCGCTGCCCGGCGCTGGCAGGACGCCGGCGCGGAGTGGATTCACCTGGTGGACCTCGACGCGGCCTTCGGTCGCGGCAGCAACGCCGAGGTCATCGCCGAGGTCACCGCCGCGATGGACCTGCAGGTGGAGTTGTCCGGCGGGATCCGCGACGACGCCTCGCTGGAGCGGGCCCTGGCGACCGGCTGCACCCGAGTCAACATCGGCACCGCCGCCTTGGAGCGGCCGGAGTGGTGCGCCGAGGTGATCGCGGCGTATGGCGAGCGGGTCGCCATCGGGCTCGACGTCCGCGGCTCCCGGCTCGCAGCCCGCGGCTGGACCCGGGAGGGCGGCGATCTCTGGGAGACCCTCGACCGGCTCGACGCGGCCGGGTGTGCCCGCTATGTGGTCACCGATGTCGCCTCCGACGGCATGCTCTCCGGACCCAACACCACGTTGTTGCGGCAGGTCTGTGCCCGCACGAATGCGCCGGTTGTGGCCAGTGGTGGGATATCGTCCCTCAGCGACATCGCCGCGCTTGCAGCGCTGGTCGACGAGGGCGTTGAGGGCGCCATCATCGGTACGGCACTGTACGTCGGCAACTTCACCTTGACCGATGCGCTCGAGCTCGCCGCGAGTTCAGCCAGGGAGGCCAGTTCACGATGA
- a CDS encoding N-acetylneuraminate synthase family protein produces MSIIPNAPMTTLQIPTRTIGDKIIGAGHPVYVTGEIGINHNGELSNAFALIDQAAAAGCDAVKFQKRTPEICTPRDQWDLERDTPWGRMRYIDYRHRVEFGADEYAAIDAYARSRAIAWFASPWDVESVDFLEQFDVPAHKVASASLTDDELLRRLRATGRTIILSTGMSTPRQIRHAVEVLGSDNIVLCHATSTYPAKPLELNLRMIHTLQADFPNVPIGYSGHEVGLQTTLAAVALGATFVERHITLDRAMWGSDQAASVEPPGLQRLVRDIRTITDSLGDGVKRIYDGELVAMKKLRRVQTADEVQPTEPILVGAS; encoded by the coding sequence ATGAGCATCATCCCCAATGCGCCCATGACGACGCTGCAGATCCCCACCCGCACCATCGGGGACAAGATCATCGGCGCCGGCCATCCGGTCTATGTCACCGGTGAGATCGGCATCAACCACAATGGAGAGCTCAGCAACGCGTTCGCGCTGATCGACCAGGCTGCCGCCGCCGGCTGTGATGCGGTGAAGTTCCAGAAGCGAACCCCCGAGATCTGCACGCCGCGAGATCAATGGGACCTCGAGCGAGACACGCCGTGGGGCCGGATGCGTTATATCGACTACCGGCATCGGGTCGAGTTCGGTGCCGACGAATACGCGGCAATCGACGCGTACGCACGCTCGCGTGCCATCGCCTGGTTCGCCTCGCCGTGGGATGTCGAGTCGGTCGACTTCCTCGAACAGTTCGACGTGCCGGCACACAAGGTCGCCTCGGCATCGCTGACCGACGACGAGCTGCTGCGTCGGCTGCGGGCCACCGGACGGACGATCATCCTCTCCACCGGCATGTCGACGCCGCGCCAGATCCGGCACGCCGTCGAGGTGCTGGGCAGCGACAACATCGTGCTCTGCCATGCCACGAGCACCTATCCGGCCAAGCCGCTGGAGCTCAACCTGCGGATGATCCACACGCTGCAGGCCGACTTCCCGAATGTGCCGATCGGCTATTCGGGGCACGAGGTGGGACTGCAGACCACCCTGGCAGCGGTCGCCCTCGGGGCCACGTTCGTCGAGCGGCACATCACGTTGGACCGGGCGATGTGGGGCTCCGACCAGGCTGCCTCGGTCGAGCCGCCGGGGCTGCAGCGGCTGGTCCGCGACATTCGGACGATCACCGACTCCCTCGGCGACGGGGTGAAGCGGATCTATGACGGCGAACTGGTGGCCATGAAGAAGCTGCGCCGGGTACAGACTGCCGACGAGGTCCAGCCGACCGAACCGATCCTGGTCGGCGCAAGTTGA
- the sigJ gene encoding RNA polymerase sigma factor SigJ has product MADPTATASDDELFDEHRSLLFTVAYELLASVADAEDVVQETYLRWTGRPADVEVSSPKAYLAQIATRLSLNRLRTLARRREDYVGPWLPEPLLTAPDVADDIVLAESVSLALLVVLESLGPKERAVFLLREVFGYDHAEIADSLDMTPAAVRQTAHRARQHVEARRPRFEPDDELAEQVRERFTAAVIGGDIQGLMDLMAPDVVVLSDGGGKVRAARRPVQGADAAARLLVGITQKAAPGLQLEPALINGVPGWRAWAGEQLMAAVQLVVVDQVVEQVLIMLNPEKLGGLGKPWSVTR; this is encoded by the coding sequence GTGGCTGATCCGACGGCGACCGCGTCCGACGACGAGCTGTTCGACGAGCACCGGTCGTTGCTGTTCACCGTCGCGTACGAGCTGCTGGCCAGCGTCGCCGACGCGGAGGACGTGGTGCAGGAGACCTACCTGCGGTGGACGGGACGGCCGGCGGACGTCGAAGTCAGCAGCCCGAAGGCCTACCTGGCGCAGATCGCGACCCGGCTGTCGCTGAACAGGCTGCGTACCCTGGCTCGGCGACGTGAGGACTACGTCGGACCGTGGCTGCCGGAGCCGCTGCTCACCGCACCCGACGTGGCCGACGACATCGTGCTCGCGGAGTCGGTGTCACTGGCGCTGCTGGTCGTGCTGGAGTCGTTGGGTCCCAAGGAACGCGCGGTGTTCTTGCTGCGAGAGGTCTTCGGCTATGACCACGCCGAGATCGCCGACTCGTTGGACATGACGCCGGCCGCGGTCCGCCAGACCGCGCATCGAGCCCGGCAGCACGTTGAGGCTCGCAGACCTCGCTTCGAGCCCGACGATGAGTTGGCGGAGCAGGTACGCGAGCGCTTCACCGCGGCGGTGATCGGCGGCGACATCCAAGGACTGATGGATCTGATGGCGCCGGACGTGGTGGTGCTCTCCGACGGCGGAGGCAAGGTGCGAGCGGCCCGGCGGCCCGTGCAGGGTGCGGACGCGGCAGCCCGGCTGCTGGTGGGGATCACACAGAAGGCGGCCCCAGGGCTCCAGCTGGAACCGGCACTCATCAACGGCGTACCGGGCTGGCGGGCCTGGGCCGGCGAGCAGCTGATGGCTGCCGTTCAGCTGGTGGTCGTGGATCAAGTCGTCGAGCAGGTCTTGATCATGCTGAACCCGGAGAAGCTCGGCGGGCTTGGAAAGCCTTGGTCGGTGACCCGATGA
- a CDS encoding carboxymuconolactone decarboxylase family protein — translation MTTSHDTPRFLSVAPGPGTELDARRLLARVPIDQPPGLTGRLINWLSNRLYGQAADNGFAMAANRKVLWATLFHERRVAKFDSLDPLLTSLAEMAVAIEIGCSWCVDFGFFKANGEDLDLAKLAAVPRWREADNLSPLEKQVIEYAIASTATPSAATDEMVVRLREALGDKALIELTMMISVENQRSRFNASLGLVSQGFSASCQLPSNRG, via the coding sequence ATGACGACCTCACATGACACTCCTCGTTTCCTCTCTGTCGCCCCAGGGCCCGGCACCGAGCTCGACGCTCGGCGGCTGCTGGCCAGGGTGCCCATCGACCAGCCACCCGGACTGACCGGACGGCTGATCAACTGGCTCAGCAACCGGCTCTACGGCCAAGCGGCTGACAACGGTTTCGCCATGGCCGCCAACCGCAAGGTCTTGTGGGCGACCCTGTTTCACGAGCGCCGGGTGGCGAAGTTCGACAGCCTGGACCCGCTGCTGACCTCGTTGGCGGAGATGGCGGTGGCGATCGAGATCGGCTGCTCCTGGTGCGTGGACTTCGGGTTCTTCAAGGCCAACGGGGAGGACCTCGATCTCGCCAAGCTCGCTGCCGTGCCGCGCTGGCGCGAAGCCGACAACCTGAGCCCGCTGGAAAAGCAGGTGATCGAGTACGCGATTGCGTCGACCGCGACCCCGAGCGCGGCGACCGACGAGATGGTCGTACGGCTGCGGGAAGCGCTTGGCGACAAGGCGCTGATCGAGCTGACCATGATGATCTCGGTCGAGAACCAGCGCTCTCGGTTCAATGCGTCACTGGGACTGGTCTCCCAAGGGTTCTCGGCGAGCTGTCAGCTACCGTCGAACCGTGGCTGA